The window AAATTTTTCCATTATCTTCCCCTTTGCTTTGATTTTTGGTTTTTGACTTTTCTATGTTGTTTGACGCTcgtttttcctccctttttctccccTGCGTTCACCACACTTCATCATATAAAACAAGGTGGccattggggtttttttttaccacagctTTAACAACCAGTTTCTAATTTTCCAGTCGGTCATAGTGTTTCCCCTTTGgttttgaaaacattatttgatCACACTTGACATGATGTCACACTCACAGGCTTCTAACCTTCTTCTTTTGCAGCAAGGTCCTGCCACTAAAACAGGGGTGAGTTTTAGCTTTAAGCTAAATAAATGCAGCTGCATTGTGTTTAACAGCAATTTCAAATAAACTgtgaattgtaaaaaaaaatagtgtaaCTTTACATTTGACTTACTTTTCTCTTCTAGGGGACTCTGGAGGATCAGATCATCGAGGCGAACCCGGCCATGGAGGCGTTTGGTAACGCCAAAACGCTAAGAAACGACAACTCCTCCCGTTTTGTGAGTACCTGGAAATTTCCAGTGTATTGTATGTACATTTAATATTCtaaatataatgttgtttttttttctcataaatgTTTCAATCAAATTCCTGCAGGGAAAGTTCATTAGGATCCATTTTGGACCCACCGGCAAACTGGCCTCAGCTGATATAGATATATGTGAGTCGATGGTCCTTTAACACGGTGCATTTCTCATTTCGTTTCATGTCTGATATGAACATGTGGACATGACGCACCTTTCCCTGTCCTACAGATCTTCTGGAAAAATCCAGAGTGATATTTCAGCAGCCCGGTGAGAGGAGCTACCACATCTACTACCAGATCATGTCGCAGAAGAAACCAGAACTGTTAGGTCAGTCACCGCGGCTGCTTGAGATGTTTTTATCTGCACTACTGCAGGACTGTGACATGACcctgatttttctttgtttcagacATGCTGCTGGTGTCCTCCAACCCATATGACTTCCACTTCTGCTCGCAGGGCGTCACCACTGTGGAGAACCTGGATGACGGACAGGAGCTGATGGCCACTGATGTGAGAACTTTTATCTTTTCCGTACGGAGAGAAATTCTGCTGCATGTGAGAGCAGAACACTGACTGGATCCAGTTGTAAGAAAacttcttctttccctctctgcagcACGCCATGGACATCCTCGGCTTCCTGCCCGATGAGAAGTATGGCTGCTATAAAATTGTTGGAGCCATCATGCAATTTGGCAACATGAAATTCAAGCAAAAGCAGCGCGAGGAGCAGGCGGAGGCCGACGGCACTGAAAGTAAGAACCAGTGACGTGATATCTGCCGCAAAAACAACTACACAGTTAAAAGCAAgtttgtgattctttttttttttttgccttgtttgGTGACCAGGTGCAGACAAGGCCTCGTACCTGATGGGAGTCAGTTCAGCTGACCTCATCAAGGGCCTCCTCCACCCAAGGGTGAAGGTGGGGAACGAGTATGTGGTGAAGGGACAGAACGTAGAACAGGTGAGGAGACGTGACGTCTGATGTCTGCgtttctgttttgttatttcagGTTTTGGTAATGTGACATATTGTGTTCTTCATCAGAAACACAGACGATATAACTGAAcaacaaatcaatcaatatgTCACATAGATAAAAGCAGAAGTGTAGCATGAAAGCTGCTGTACATGTTCAGCTTCGCCTCAGTCTGCTTGACGACTAGTATGCTGATGAGGGACAGCTTCTTAATCCTCGGTCGATCAATACACTCGCCACTCCACGCACACTAGAATCTGGTTTCTAAGCAACAGGGGCTATCCATGTGAATGACAGCtgttctcctcctgtgtgtgtgtgcgtgtgtgtgtgtgtgtgtgtgtgtgtgtatttgtgcatggGTGGTGAAGGTGAACTACGCCGTCGGTGCTCTGGCCAAAGCCACGTATGACCGCATGTTCAAATGGCTTGTGGGGCGCATCAACCGGACCCTGTACACCTCCCTTCCTCGCCAGTACTTCATAGGAGTCCTGGACATCGCCGGATTTGAGATCTTTGATGTAAGTTGATctataatacaaatatttttcatgttaataCAGATATTAAAGttgtctttattaaaaaaaagatcagactGGTTTTCTGGTTTTGGTTTAAAACCAACAggttctctgtttgtgtctcacccgctctctctctctctctctctttctctctcactctctctctctctctctctcgcagtGGTGAATTAGCTCCAGAATGAATCTCATGTTTTTCATGCTGTTCACTTCTAATGCTTCCTCTGAACACCTGTTGCGCTTTTATTGCAGCTCAATAGCTTCGAGCAGCTGTGCATCAACTTCACAAACGAGaaactgcaacagtttttcAACCACCACATGTTCATcctggagcaggaggagtaCAAGCGCGAGGGCATCGAGTGGACCTTCATTGACTTCGGGTTGGACCTTCAAGCTTGCATTGATCTCATTGAAAAGGTAAACAAAGTCTTGTGTTCATAACAGGCAAAGTTTAATCACAGAGAAGTATTAGATTAACACGCTGCTCTTCCTCCAGCCACTGGGCATCATGTCCATCCTTGAAGAGGAGTGCATGTTCCCAAAGGCCAcagacagcagctttaaagCCAAGATGTATGATAATCACATTGGCAAGTCGCCTAATTTCCAAAAGCCGCGGCCAGACAAGAAACGCAAGTACGAGGCCCATTTTGAGCTGATGCACTACGCTGGAGTGGTGAGTGTGTTCCTCATTAAAGAACTGAGACAGGTCACAACATTAATTGTTACACAGTTCAATAATTTGTGTGTCCCTGCTGTGTTTCACAGGTGCCATATAACATCATTGGCtggttggacaaaaacaaagacccACTAAATGAGACGGTGGTTGCATGTTTCCAGAAGTCTGCCAACAAGCTGCTAGCTTCTCTGTACGAGAACTACATCGGCTCAGACTCAGGTAGAGTAAACAGGATTCTGACCGCAGCATGTAGTCCTCCTTAAGATGGTCAAATTAATCACCCAGCTAATTACCTTTCAGCATCTGACCCAAAGCCTGGCaccaaagagaagaggaagaaggcaGCCTCTTTCCAGACGGTGTCTCAGCTTCACAAGGTGAGCCTGACGACACAGTGTAAAATGGCCCATTACTGATGAATGTAGACAATGTGAGAAGTTGTTGGCATCTCTGGACAGCTGGGAAGGAGGCAGTTAAGACTTGCAGTGATGTTTAGGGCAATGATCACATGAACATCACTTTAAGTCTGTGCTggctcctctctccttcacatcAAGGGTTTCACGTGAGGAACACAAAGAGTTTTACATGAAGGTTCTGTTGCTATTTATTGCAATAAGTTGAGGTTTTAATAGTAGAATAgtcacttcatttttttattgactCATTGAACCTCATTTCTCCTTTACTCCAGGAAAATCTGAACAAGCTGATGACCAACCTTCGCAGCACCCAGCCCCACTTTGTTCGCTGCATCATCCCTAATGAGAGCAAGACTCCAggtaacacacagcacagtcatGACATATCGTCAGGGGCTACGTGATAGGGGCGAGACTAATGTTTGAAACCCGTTCTGCGCAGGGATCATGGATCCATTCTTGGTGCTGCACCAGCTGCGCTGCAACGGAGTGCTGGAGGGCATCAGGATCTGCAGAAAGGGCTTCCCCAACCGCATCCTCTACGCTGAGTTCAAACAACGGTGAGAcaaactacagacacacagagaaggcAAAACTCACTTTTTTAGATGTCATGGGGGTCATGACGACAATCAGTCCTGAAACGTTCTTTTCGTATATCCAGCTATCGCATCCTGAATCCACATGCCATCCCAGATGATAAGTTTGTGGACAGCAGGAAAGCTGCAGAGAAGCTGCTGGCCTCCCTGGATATCGACCACAACCAGTACAAATTTGGACACACAAAGGTAAGAGGGCAGCAGcttgtgtgtgacacagagcCTGTGGTTTGCGTTGAAACACATTAAATTacccaacagtatataaagtagttaaaatgaGCTCagactatactatactattatacaCTATAATTTAAAAATGGTGTTCACACATTATTGCATCAGTATTAATAATCAAGtaataaatgaattataataatataatatgtttttgatACTTACAGTACATTTAGCTGATAGCAATGTGGTATTGCTTCATATAAATACTTCTGTATGACAAAATAACCAGACAGCCCTACAATTGGTCAATGATCTAGAAATGGGAAGCCCAGCCTTAATGACTTTTATCTATTTAAATTAGTATGTGATCATAGATCTTTGAACTTGTGATCCATTCTCAGTTATCATTTATCTGGGGTTATGTGGgttatgtgttttttattctttaaagcTGTGTTGTTaactttctttcctttcttcatGTAGGTGTTCTTCAAGGCCGGCCTGCTGGGTCACCTCGAGGAGCTGAGGGACGAACGTTTGGCCAAAGTCCTGACGCTGCTGCAGGCAGCCGCTCGTGGTAAAATCATGAGGATGGAGCTGCTGAGGATGATGGAAAGAAGGTAAAAGGCTATCATGACTTTTACATTTGTCATCACAATCAGACTATAAAATGTGTTCAGGGGCACAGGGAAACCTTTACGCTTTATACCTCAGGAAGGTGAAGACAtgagtacaaaaaaaaaagaaagacctCCAACACCAGTTGCTTCTGTGAACAGGTTCAATAGCAACACGATCAGCCGCGAGCCTTTCAGCTTGTGATACACTATACCTTAGTGTTCACTCCCTCACTCTAGTATGCGTGGCATGCAAGGGCAGTGTTATCAGCGTGTGTGAGACGTGTGCTTGCCCTTGTATGGTTACCAGGCATGTGTGTGGCCCTTCTGTTAATAAGGgccccactcacacacacacacacacacacacacacacgcacacatacaccacTCTCACAGGTCTCCGTCCATTCTCTCCATCCGCTCCCTCTAAATTAAACAATGCTGACGGTGTCCTCAGAGCCAGGTGGCGACATGTGTCAAGTGGCAGCTGCTCTGGCCCTCCCTAAAAATACAACCCTCGGCCCCCTCCCTGGATGCCCAGTGGCCCCTGGCCCCTTTTGTCCGCGGCGCCTGTACTTCTAAGTGAGTGCATTGATGGAATATGTGGAGGGTGGCAGAGGATTAAAGCCGGCCCTTGGACAGAGGGTTTTAGTTCCTAAATAAACACAGACGCTCACCTTTGAGAGGCACCCGGCATGGAGTCATGTCAAACATGTATCAGCTCCCCCAGCCTCCTTCAGTCACCTTCCACCCTAGCGTGTGCACACTCACTCAAACTCAACCCCTAAACACTGACAGGAAGTCCTTGACCAATCTGCTCAGGGTCCATATTTAGGGCTGTGAGACGCCATCCTACTGAGACTAAATCAATCTAGTAACCCTGTTTGGTCACAGTCTTGAAACATCAAAAGCATCATTAGGTGTATGATTTCATGGCCCGTCCCTCAGTGTATGATTAGACACAAGGGAGTAGATAGTTGCAGGATTGTTGCCAAAAATCAGGCACCAAGGAGTGACTAAACAAgtgactaaataaataaacggaAGTCCAGGATAAATCTTTGTGACCTTCTCCTGATGTACTTGCTCTCAATTTCCCTTCTTATTTTAAAGTGCTGCAAGGTCTGCAGCAACCTTTTTCGGCTGGTCCTCAACAGAAGGGCAACACTGAGTGACAGAGTTGAGTGATCCTAGTTGCACTATTGGTCGGCTAAATATCATGTGACTGAgatggagtttccccattggctaGATATTCTATAGAATAGATAATTTGttgcttctaactttctctctgagtgatcattttacaagtaaatatagcgGAAATCACAGCACTGTCTTcgtctttaatttatgtgtttggtcaTTTAGTCAGACGATGTCActgttataaaatcaggattttagcagcagatCAGCTGCTTGAAAATGGCTGGGAAGTTAACATGCAGTTGTAATGGGCCGCTTTTCAGTTACTATTTCCAACTTGTTTGTTGtctgacaaaagaaacagaaacacatgtaaattcaactgtattaaaatactgtttttcaaTTACTTTTAAATATCCATTTTAAACAATTTGACCTGTGCAGCTAAAGCAATTTCACCCACTTATAAATTATGTTTACATATATTTAGgtactttaactttatttattacttGTAGCTGTCTATTCGAGCTGTATCCATTACTCATCTTAACTGTTTAGACCTCTCTGCTCGCTTACTAACTAGTTGTCATGTCACTCTCAAATGCAACCTACAGTAAGGCCCTCAGGTGTTCCAGCTCAATAATATGTAGATGTAATTttaaactatgtttttttaaattagttaaGCTACCCCAAAATCGTTCGACAAAACCTTCTTAGCAACTGCAGAGATAACCTGACAAGAATTTTTTAGTGGTAGGAAAaacctcactctgtctctctcttttatttgttcCCATTTTCAGGGAAGCTCTGATGATCATCCAGTGGAACATCCGGGCCTTCAACGCTGTCAAGCACTGGCCCTGGATGAAGCTcttcttcaaaataaagcctCTACTGAAGAGCGCTGCCACAGAGAAAGAGCTGGCCTCTCTGAAGGAGGAGCTGGCGAAGCTGAAGGAGGCTCTGGAGAAATCCGAGGTCAAGCGGAAAGAGTTGGAGGAGAGGCAGGTTAGCCTGATCCAAGAGAAGAATGACCTCTCTCTACAGCTGCAGGCAGTAAGTGACGTACAGTATTCAAACATTCAGCTTGGAGAAATGTAGTGCTTCAATGCACTTAACACTTTTACGTCTTTTACTCTCTATCCCATAGGAGCAGGATAACCTGGCAGATGCTGAGGACCGCTGTGAACTGCTCATCAAAACTAAGATCCAGCTGGAGGCCAAAGTGAAAGAAATCATGGAGAGgctggaggatgaggaggagatgagCGCTAATGTGCTCGCCAAGAAGCGCAAGCTCGAGGACGAGTGTGCCGAGCTGAAGAAAGACATTGACGATCTGGAGATCACTCTGGCTAAAGTGGAGAAGGAAAAACATGCCACTGAGAACAAGGTGAGGAGAGTAGAAAAGGAGAACAGTGAGTTGCCTCCGCACAGTgctaaaaggtcacaaaaagaTCCACTGCACATTTAGTGGCTTGTAATAAAGTGTGtgagtggaaaaagaaaaaaaatatgtctttgGTTTCTCATTTTCTAAGTGTCATGTTTCCTTTCTTCGTATGCCTTGCAGGTGAAGAACCTGATTGAGGAAATGGCAGCTCTGGATGAAACCATATTGAAGCTGACCAAGGAGAAGAAGGCTCTACAGGAGGCTCATCAGCAGACCCTGGATGACCTGCaggcagaggaagacaaagTCAACACTCTGACCAAAGCCAAGGCAAAGCTGGAGCAACAAGTAGAtgatgtgagttttttttttaatcattttaaaaagcagaggaaaaaatataCTGTTATTTCATTTAGTCCACATGGGTAACATTATATACATACAATAATATGTAACATTTCTTTACCATCCTAATGTGAATCAGCTCGAGGGCTCACTGGAACAAGAGAAGAAACTGCGTATGGACTTGGAACGGGTCAAACGCAAACTGGAGGGAGATCTGAAACTCTCCTTGGAGTCTGTTATGGACCTGGAGAACGACAAACAGCAACTTGAAGAGAAGCTGAAAAAGTGAGTTATCATATAGCTACAGTAAAAGCATCATAATTTTGTCTTTGAAGGAATTAAGAAGTAATGATTACCAAATATTTTCTACCAGGAAagactttgaaatgaatgagatgaGCACAAGGATTGAGGATGAGCAAGCCTTGGTGAATCAGCTCCAGAAGAAGATAAAAGAGTTACAGGTGCAAAATAGTCTTTTGACCTCTGATAGAGCCGTTATGAAACGtaattttgaagaaaaaactgACCACTGTTTTCCTCCAGGCTCGtacagaggagctggaggaagaaCTGGAGGCCGACCGGTCTTGTAGGGCCAAGGTGGAGAAGCAACGCGGGGATGTGGCTcgagagctggaggagctgagcGAGCGCCTGGAAGAGGCTGGTGGGGCCACCTCTGCCCAGATCGAgattaacaaaaaaagagagtCCGATTTTCTGAAGCTGAGGCGAGACCTGGAGGAAGCCATGCTGCACCACGAGGCCACGACAGCGACTTTGCGGAAGAAGCACGCCGACAGCGTCGCAGAGCTGAGCGAGCAGATCGACAGCCTGCAGAGAGTCAAAcagaagctggagaaggagaggagcgAGGCCAAGATGGAGGCTGACGATCTGGCCTCCACTGTGGAACAGCTTTCCAAGGGCAAGGTAGATAGATGAACAAGAAACATATTGTGAGATGTAAAGCAGAATGGTGCCTAACaatccctaaaaaaaaaaaaaaaaaattcttgtcTGCAGGCTACTTCAGAGAAAATGTGCCGCCTGTATGAAGACCAAATGAATGAGGCTAAAGCCAAGGCTGAAGAGCTCCAGAGGCAGCTCAACGAAACCAACACCCAAAGGGCCCGAGCTCAGGCTGAGAGTGGTAAAGACCTTTCATTTTATCATAAATCTCACAAACAGATTGCACAGACTGGTtagtaaacacagaaacatttgtTCTCCTCTCGATATAGCCGAGCTGGGCAGGAAGCTTGAGGAACGCGAATCCATGGTCTCTCAGCTCCAGCGTGCCAAGAACTCCTTCAGCCAGAATGTGGAGGAGCTTaagaaacagctggaggaggagaataaGGTCAGCTACCTATCAATGCATCAGTTAGTGGTTATTATCTACAAGGCTGGTTGCTAACTTGTAGAGATTCAGAGTTCCTCCAGTTAAGCTAACTTGTCTCCACCATCATGATTGGTCCTTAAAGGCTAAGAGTGCCCTGGCTCATGCACTGCAGTCATCTCGCCACGACTGTGATCTTCTCCGAGAGCAGTAtgatgaggagcaggaggccaaggctgagctgcagagagctCTGTCCAAGGCCAACGCTGAGGTGGCTCAGTGGAGGACTAAGTATGAAACTGATGCCATCCAGAGGactgaggagctggaggaagccAAGTGAGTGAGATGTATTTGGAAAGAATCAGATGGCGCAGAATGAGTTCAGTTGACGGGATGTAAGTCAAATTTGTTTGCCTCTCTTTAGGAAAAAGCTGGTGACACGTCTGCAGGAGGCTGAAGAGACGGTGGAAGCATCCAACGCCAAGTGCTCCTCCCTGGAGAAGACCAAACATCGACTCCAGACAGAGATCGAGGACCTGGTCATTGACCTGGAGCGTTCTAATGCTGCAGCCGCTGCCCTCGACAAGAAGCAACGCAACTTTGACAAGGTACTGGCAAAGAGAAGCTGGgacagacatgtttaaaagTAAATGTGCTTCCTGTTGACATATACTACAGAGGATTGCATTTGCTTCCCCTAAGGGATAAAACCCTAATTTGTCTCTACCCGAGTTGGGTACTGGTACAATTTATAGTATGTCCATCTGTGGCGGTGGGCTCCATTGTAACTCTAATTTCTCCACTGAAGAAGAGATGCACTTTAAAAGCTGTAGATAAGTCTCATTTTGCCCTCCAGGTGCTGGCTGAGTGGAGACAGAAATATGAGGAGTGCCAGTCGGAGCTGGAGACCTCTCAAAAAGAGTCTCGTGGTCTGAGCACAGAGCTCTTCAAACTGAAGAATTCTTATGAGGAGACCCTGGATCATCTGGAGACCATCAAGAGGGAGAACAAAAACCTCCAAGGTACAGCTGACATCTTTAAATCCCAGCTGGAAAGTTGCATTAAAGAAACTTAACATGAACAAATGCACTACTTTTCTATCTCTACTTCCCCAGAGGAGATTGTTGACCTGTCTGATCAAATCAGTCACGGAGCGAAGACCATCCATGAgctggagaagatgaagaagggTCTGGACATGGAGAAGAGTGAGATTCAAGCTGCACTGGAGGAAGCTGAAGTAAGCAGTTTGTTATCTTCTCTCACTATTTGTGGTCTGTGGGATAATCCTGACTGAGGGTTATATCTTCAAGCATTAAGTGGTCTGGCTGACTGTCTGTCTCAGGGCACTCTGGAGCATGAAGAGAGCAAAACTCTCAGGATCCAGCTTGAGCTAAACCAGATCAAGGCCGACGTTGACAGGAAGCTGGCAGAGAAGGATGAGGAAATTGACAATCTTCGGTGAGCTTTATTTTTTACCCTTTTCGTCCTGGTTTATAGCAGATCTGAGATTCAGTCCACATCAACCACTCCACATACACTGCATCCTTCTAATCTTTCTATTCCCACCACATCACCTTCCAGTCGTAACCACCAGAGAACACTGGAGTCCATGCAGGCCACCTTGGATGCCGAGGCTAAGTCTCGCAACGAGGCAGTGCGTCtgaggaagaagatggagggCGACCTGAATGAGATGGAGGTGCAGCTGAACCACGCCAACAGGCAGGCCTCTGAGTCCCAGAAACTCCTGAGAAACCTGCAGGTTCAGATCAAGGTGAGTCCATACGGCAGCTAACCGGTCAGATTAATTAGTACATACATTTCCACTGttacattaaacaaaatattgtgCTTGTACTTGATCTGTGACTCCAGGACATTCAACTGGAGTTGGATGAGACTATTCACCAGAATGAGGAGCTGAAGGAGCAGGTAGCGGTAACTGAGCGCCGAAACAACCTGCTGGCTGCTGAGGTGGAGGAGCTCAGGGCTCTGCTGGAGCAGAACGATCGTGCGCGCAAGCTAGCTGAACATGAGCTGCTTGAGGCCACCGAGAGGGTCAACCTGTTGCACTCTCAGGTAGGAAGATTCAAAACCACCCTGCAGtgcattaaataaaacaaatgagctTATCAAAGATTGGTCACATACTTTCAGTAGTTGGGCATGAAGATGGTATTTTGTTTTCCTAGCTAGCTACTCTTAGTGGTTGTTAGTTGAAAATATTCTGCTCTAATCATTGGTATGTTATGCTAGATGCCATGGAATCCTGGCTAGTTTTGGAAATGAAAGATGccatattgaaaacaaaatgaattcatAGTTAAATCATGAAAGACGTCTTTAAACTGATTGTCTTGCTCCAGAACACTGGGCTCATCaaccagaagaagaagttggAGAGCGATCTTTCCATGCTGTCGAATGAGGTTGACGATGCTGTTCAGGAGTGCCGCAATGCAGAGGAGAAGGCCAAAAAGGCCATCACTGATGTAAGATAGtgaataaacaatatataaagtGCAAGAGTTTAAGACCTTAAGCTATAAGACATTTACACTACAAGATATCACATACAGGATGATAGATATCCTGATTACCTACCCTCTTAAATAAACATCTGGCCTGTTGATGATGCTGCGGTTGCTTCCAGTCCAGTTTGGGATAACTTCTGCTCCTTTAACACTGATCTTCCATATTTGTAGGCAGCCATGAtggcagaggagctgaagaaagaGCAGGATACCAGCGCCCATCTGGAAAGGATGAAGAAGAACATGGAGCAAACCATAAAGGACCTGCAGATGCGTCTGGATGAGGCTGAGCAGATCGCTCTCAAGGGTGGCAAGAAGCAGGTTCAGAAGCTGGAGGCCAGGGTAAGAGCTGAAATTTATGAAGTCAATGTCTCATTTGCTAAAACTTGTAACTGgtgagtttttattattattaataataataataataataatagtaataataataataatgtaattgaTCTCGCTGGTAGGTGAAAGAACTGGAGACTGAACTGGAGTCTGAGCAAAAGAAGAGTCAGGAGTATCAGAAGGTAGTGCGCAAGTATGAGAGGAGAATCAAAGAGCTGTCCTACCAGGTAAACCACTGTCTGCACAAAGAGCATGATGGGgtataaaatatgaatgcatgtttttttttaacaacaacaaaaaaggataAGAGCTCCCTTGGGTGTTTGTGCAGGCTGAGGAAGACAAGAAGAACCTGGTCCGTCTGCAGGACCTCATCGACAAGCTGCAGGTCAAGGTGAAGAGTTACAAGAGACAGGCTGAAGAAGCGGTGAGTCAGCACTTTACTATCGGTGTGCTCTTAGTGATAAGTGATCATTTGAGTCACATTATTAATCGCAGCTGGATTGCTGAAGTGGAAAAGTAACTGAAGAGCCTGAGCGTCCCTTCAGTTCACTGCACACTACATATCGCTCTTGGTCTCCTCgtctctgcaggaggagcaggcgAACACCAACTTGTCTAAGTACAGGAAGCTCCAGCATGAGCTCGACGATGCAGAGGAGAGGGCTGATATGGCCGAATCACAGGTCAACAAGCTTCGGGTCCGCACCCGCGACCAAGGCAACAAGGTTGGTAAATACATGTAATACATTTCGTATTACAGTATGATGCAGAATTGTATGACCTTTGGAAGAATTTATTAAAATTAGCCGGCGGGCTTCATAACAAGAACTAATCTTAGAAGAGACTGGATGTAATCCTCTGTTGAAGATGACCTCACATAGCCCTCTCATGTGATCTCTGGTGTGGTCATGAGTAACTCTATGACACTGTGTATGTGGTTGCTAACAAACACCCCTGTCTTGTGTATTTCAGCTTGCTGAGTGATGCGGTGAGGCTGAACGCCGCAGCCAAACATATCACAGCTAGCCAGCTGCAACAGCTGTGCTTGACTGTGTGGACACACCCAAATAAAGacttttaaatctttaaatatgACTTTTGAGTGTGTTAATAT is drawn from Seriola aureovittata isolate HTS-2021-v1 ecotype China chromosome 2, ASM2101889v1, whole genome shotgun sequence and contains these coding sequences:
- the myh7ba gene encoding myosin, heavy chain 7B, cardiac muscle, beta a isoform X1 — its product is MEAFGNAKTLRNDNSSRFGKFIRIHFGPTGKLASADIDIYLLEKSRVIFQQPGERSYHIYYQIMSQKKPELLDMLLVSSNPYDFHFCSQGVTTVENLDDGQELMATDHAMDILGFLPDEKYGCYKIVGAIMQFGNMKFKQKQREEQAEADGTESADKASYLMGVSSADLIKGLLHPRVKVGNEYVVKGQNVEQVNYAVGALAKATYDRMFKWLVGRINRTLYTSLPRQYFIGVLDIAGFEIFDLNSFEQLCINFTNEKLQQFFNHHMFILEQEEYKREGIEWTFIDFGLDLQACIDLIEKPLGIMSILEEECMFPKATDSSFKAKMYDNHIGKSPNFQKPRPDKKRKYEAHFELMHYAGVVPYNIIGWLDKNKDPLNETVVACFQKSANKLLASLYENYIGSDSASDPKPGTKEKRKKAASFQTVSQLHKENLNKLMTNLRSTQPHFVRCIIPNESKTPGIMDPFLVLHQLRCNGVLEGIRICRKGFPNRILYAEFKQRYRILNPHAIPDDKFVDSRKAAEKLLASLDIDHNQYKFGHTKVFFKAGLLGHLEELRDERLAKVLTLLQAAARGKIMRMELLRMMERREALMIIQWNIRAFNAVKHWPWMKLFFKIKPLLKSAATEKELASLKEELAKLKEALEKSEVKRKELEERQVSLIQEKNDLSLQLQAEQDNLADAEDRCELLIKTKIQLEAKVKEIMERLEDEEEMSANVLAKKRKLEDECAELKKDIDDLEITLAKVEKEKHATENKVKNLIEEMAALDETILKLTKEKKALQEAHQQTLDDLQAEEDKVNTLTKAKAKLEQQVDDLEGSLEQEKKLRMDLERVKRKLEGDLKLSLESVMDLENDKQQLEEKLKKKDFEMNEMSTRIEDEQALVNQLQKKIKELQARTEELEEELEADRSCRAKVEKQRGDVARELEELSERLEEAGGATSAQIEINKKRESDFLKLRRDLEEAMLHHEATTATLRKKHADSVAELSEQIDSLQRVKQKLEKERSEAKMEADDLASTVEQLSKGKATSEKMCRLYEDQMNEAKAKAEELQRQLNETNTQRARAQAESAELGRKLEERESMVSQLQRAKNSFSQNVEELKKQLEEENKAKSALAHALQSSRHDCDLLREQYDEEQEAKAELQRALSKANAEVAQWRTKYETDAIQRTEELEEAKKKLVTRLQEAEETVEASNAKCSSLEKTKHRLQTEIEDLVIDLERSNAAAAALDKKQRNFDKVLAEWRQKYEECQSELETSQKESRGLSTELFKLKNSYEETLDHLETIKRENKNLQEEIVDLSDQISHGAKTIHELEKMKKGLDMEKSEIQAALEEAEGTLEHEESKTLRIQLELNQIKADVDRKLAEKDEEIDNLRRNHQRTLESMQATLDAEAKSRNEAVRLRKKMEGDLNEMEVQLNHANRQASESQKLLRNLQVQIKDIQLELDETIHQNEELKEQVAVTERRNNLLAAEVEELRALLEQNDRARKLAEHELLEATERVNLLHSQNTGLINQKKKLESDLSMLSNEVDDAVQECRNAEEKAKKAITDAAMMAEELKKEQDTSAHLERMKKNMEQTIKDLQMRLDEAEQIALKGGKKQVQKLEARVKELETELESEQKKSQEYQKVVRKYERRIKELSYQAEEDKKNLVRLQDLIDKLQVKVKSYKRQAEEAEEQANTNLSKYRKLQHELDDAEERADMAESQVNKLRVRTRDQGNKLAE